The genomic segment TGAAACTCCAAGACGAGCAAATGTCTCCGATGCCTCTAATGGCAGTTGAATCATCTCTTTCATCTTGCGCTTTAGAACATCTTGTCCGCCAATATCAGTCCAATAAACTTTGGGCATTTCCAAAAAGATTTCCCTCATAGCACTCGGTCTTATCTCTAGCATGGCATTATCCAAATCCTCCCTTGACACCTTAAGCAGAGATTCATCGATCTTATCATCATCGCCTAAGACTCTCTGGATTGTCTTCATGACAGATTCTCTGCAAAGAGCAGTAAGATCAGCACCCACATACCCATGTGTCTTTGCAGCAACCTCTTTAATATCTTCCGCCGAAAGGCTATGCTTCTCCGATGACAtcctttcaaattgtttcATTAAAATGTCAATTCGTTCTTCGACATCAGGAATGGCAATTTCCACTTCTTGATCAAAACGACCGGGTCTTCTCAATGCAGGATCAATGTTATTGGGTCTATTTGTTGCCGCCACAACAACTAATCTACCGGCGGCTCCCATCCCATCCATCAGGGTCAATAGCGTAGCTACCACTCTGCTTTCAACTTCACCTGAGTCATCACTTGCACGATTGGGGGCAATTGAATctatttcatcaatgaaaatgattGATGGCTGATACAACTTAGcttcatcaaatatttctCTCAAAGTGGCTTCAGTCTCAcccaaatatttggaaacGATCGAGGGACCATTGATAGTCAAAATATGCGCATCTGTAGTGTTGGCTACACATCTTAAAAGCATAGTCTTACCGGTACCGGGTGGACCATGCAGCAGGATACCCCTTGGAGGAGCAACTCCAAATTCACTGAATAACTTAGGTTTGTGGAGCGGCAAATGAATAGCATTTTTCAGAACTTCAATCTCTTTAGCCAGACCACCAACTGAGTCATAACCAATAGAGTGTGAAAGATTAAATCTCGAGCTAGGCTTAGACGCCTTAGTAAACTCAACCTTTGTTGATCCTCTACGAAATATGACGGGTGGTGATAGATAAGGAGAACTATCCTCCACAGTTGTCGTTGAATCTTGGTTCAAATCACACTTCGAAACATCTGGTAGGGTCATATCCTGTACATCTACAACAACCATATTCCAATGATCGACATTAAAAACGACACCTGGCATGATTATCCCACAATCATTCAAAATGCGTTCAACCGCCTTGCGAATCTCATTATCATCAATCTCTATACCTTGCACACACCCTACAGTAACCTTGGTAGCATATGGTGGTTGATCTTGAACCTTATTGATCTCCAAACGGTCACCAAAGAGAATATTACCCACGGATCTCATGGTAGATGAAAGCATTACAACGTTAATCGGATGTGATAACTCATCTCCTGGCTTAGCAAGTACGACAACACCACTGGAGCCTAACTTCGATAAAATGCACATGGATCCAGGATTAATCCCAAGCTCTTTCATCACATCAGGATGTATTATAACTGTAGAAGCATCTTTATAATTGTTCAACTTTGCAGGTAGAGGTCTGGCTACATATGCACTAGGAAGCTTAAACTTAGACTTCACAACACCATCAGAAGATGGACCAGCCGatggtttcttcttcgaaCCGTTAGCAGCAGTTTTAGAAGCCATTGCCAAAGGATTTCTCTcgattttgataaattactgatgattttaaagtaagcgatgagcttaaagaagattcactatctgaaatttttcaatgctcACTACAAAATACGCATAATATCAACTTAATAAGGACCTAGAAGCACCATTATATCCCCCCCTGAGCAAGATTATCGATGCTCAAACCATGTCAATCTTTTTTACAGAGTTTAAAGACACCTATTCGCTGCTATCTTCGTAGTTTCTCGAGTACAATCCATCTCAGGAGAATTATTACTCTAAGAACGTTTGAAAAGGTACCAGATACAGTTAGACCTGAATTATTGATAAGACACAAGGATGAAAATCTCGAACGAATAGCTAGCCTAAgtcaaattttggaattagACGAATATGGTATAAAGATTGCTGATGAATCAGAATTGACTAAATGCCTTTATCCAACGAAATatacaagaattgaactCCCTAACGGTATTTCCTATAGTAATCATCAATTAGAAATTTTGGGGAGAAAATTGCTTTATTTACAGGTGTACCAAGCTTATTTGAGCCTATTCAAAAGGTCAGATAGTGATATCTGCGATTACGATTTCAATTATTACTCCAAAATGGACAACATGAGCAGGGCCAAGCGAAACCCTTCTAGTGTaattcatcgtcatcttAAACATATTAAGTTAAGTAGACTTGCCAGGCTCCCGATACCGAATAATCAAGTTCCATTGAGGATACAGTTTTCTTATGATCAAAAGAGTTTTAACGCCATCATCGGTTATATCTCAATGACCCACGAGGATCACATTGTGAACAGGTTCTTGAATAAAGTGATAGCAGAAAGATTAATCAAGACAGTTCTACTTCGATGAAATACATGTAAATATgttttatcattatcattaataTTAACGTTAATATTTAATACTGGTCTTAATTTAATTAAATTACAAGTAAAGAGAAGCTGCAAAGACGATATCTCTTTTAATCAGTTCCTGAGCTTGACTCATCTTCATATGTAAATTAGAGTTACCAATGATAATAGATGCAGTTTTTACTTGACGACAAATTTCGTCCAACCAAGTAATCACCCTGACCACTGTACCTTCAGCTTCAACACTTATTTCcataatttctttgaaagaaagacCACGGGCCCATTCATAAACTACATTCATCATGGcaaatctttttttatcCAGAAATTCTGCCTCCTCTTGAGTCAAAGGTATCTGGTGATTGACGACCACTTCGAGCATATGGCTATAGATTTCTTCGATTCTCTTTTTACCTCTTGCTAACCTTGGAGTTGCTACTGGTGGTTCCTCTTCCCTAGTACGTCCTTCATAGACAAAAGACGATAGTAGAGCAACGATCTCCTCAGGTTCAAAATCACCAAGGAAGTTATCtaaaatcaattctgtAATGACCAATTCGTAACCTGAGTTAATTTCACAAGCAACTCTTCCCTTCAAAGAAACGTTATGGTTTTGATCGATGAAGCCAGCGTCTTTCAAGACGGCTAATCTCTTTTCATAATCAGGCAATAGATTTAGATTCTGATCAGACATTAAGTGATACAACTCCTTGATATCTCTTTCAATCATGAAAGCCTTATATTTGGGCACAAAGTGCTCGGCTAAATTGGGGCAGCTCAAGGCTTGGTATGTGGAGATTTCCTTTTGAATATTATTCCTTTCTAAAACGTATTGATGAACTTTCAAACTACCCTGTTTCTCAGAAGTACTTtctctaaatttttgagcGATCTTTAATATGATtctaacttcttcatcaaacaTCTTCAAAGCCTCAGGttgtttcttcatcaaatcgGTAAAGGACACTTTAATGGAATATGCAGTAGTTAATTCGATGGAAGTTATAGGTATTTCTTCCATGAAAAACTCAACAGTCTTGAATGTACTGAAATTTCTCTTGGTATATGAGCTCAAGTTAACCATGTAAGGCAAATGATTAGGTTCGCCAGATTCCAAAGTGTTGGGTTCAGTAAACGTCATCACGATCACAGATGATTTCTTCATGTGAATACGGAATACAAATcctaatttcaaattatcattCTCATCTCTAAACAGTAGAAGACGACCCATTCTCAACACTTGATAGACCTTATCAGTCTTCACCAATTCCTCCATCATATGAGCAGTGCActctttcaatttaataGCGGAATTGAGGAATTGATCTATATCTTTCTTACAATATTCACAATCGTCATAAGTCCTAACATCTTGCAACTTCTGCTGTAACTCCTTTATCTTTTGCTCGTGCTCTGGCAACAAGGTTTGTTTAGAGTTTTCACTGAATGAGTATTTAATCATTTCCTCCACTTTTAAGGCCTCAATTCTCAACAAGTTTAGAATCATATTGTATGTCAATCTAAACTGCGATTCCAATTTGGTAGGGACACCCATGGTCACTTCTTTAAAAGACGCCACTGGTAGTGGATCGGTATAAGTCATTACGATCACGGTACCTGTTTTATCTAAACCTCTACGACCTGCTCTTCCTGCCATTTGGGTAAACTCACCGGGGTTCAAGAATCTCAACCCTTGACCATCGTGCTTTTCTATTTCACTGAACACGACGGTTCTAGTAGGCAAGTTTAGACCCATGGCAAAAGTTTCTGTAGCAAAGAGAACTCTGATTAGACCCTTAGCGAAGACCATTTCAATTAATTCCTTAACAATAGGAAGCAGCCCACCATGATGGACAGCGATACCACGTTCCAACAAGGATctaattttgataatttgtGGAAGTTCTCTATCCTCCTTCCTCAATCTCGTAACCGATTTCTCGATGAACATGTGAATTTGAGATCTCTCTCTACCattacaaaaattgacACCTTCGAGCCAATCTGCATATTCTTCACATCTCTTCTTACTAAAGACAAAGACGACTGCTGGTAATAAATCCTTGGATCTCAGATGATTAACCAGCTCTGGCCAAGTCTTTTTATTAGGACCggatttcttgaaaaatttactCTTGTTGGATCCTACGGCTCCCGCACCACGGAAACCACCACGAGCGGAACCACCACGGCCACCACGGCCACCACGAGCGCTGCCTCCTCTACTAGCTGCTGAAGAGCCAGTCCCGTTCTCCTTACTGCCAGGTTTCCCATCTAATAATTCCTTGTGcttcttgaaatttgcCTCTAGAAACTGTTTATTAGAATTTATCACGGGTATCATCTCATTTTTAGCCCAAACGTTGATTTCAAGTGGTACAGGTCTCTTTGGAGTTGAAATGACGTAAATGTTTTTTTGCTTTGTTCTACCAATCCAGTTGGCAAATTCGTAAGTATTGGGCACAGTAGCAGAAAGAAGGATAAATTTAACGTGTTGAGGTAACATGATGATGACTTCTTCCCAAACAACTCCACGATCTTGGTCATTGACATAATGaacttcatcaaagatGACAAACTCCACATCACGGATCAAATCTGCACCTCTATAAAGCATAGATCTTAAAATTTCTGTAGTCATAATAAGACAACCAGCTTCGGGATTGATTTGCACATCACCAGTAATCAAACCTACACCgacatcttcaaaagtttctctaaaatctctaaatttttgattgGATAAAGCTTTTATCGGGGAAGTGTAGATGGTCTTTGTCATATTCCTCTTTGCCATGGCAATTGCGTATTCCGCCACTACAGTTTTACCTGCTGAAGTATGTGCCGCCACAAACACAGAATCTCCTTGTTCTAAGTGATAGACAGcttctttttgaaaagtatcCAGTTCAAAAGGCCACGTTCTCGCAGGATTGGGGATTAACTCCTCAAAATTATCAATCTTATGATGCAAATCAACTACATGGGCCCATTCTTTAGGTCTTAGTGTACCCTTAGAGTTAACCACATTACGTGCAAAATCAATACCCATCGGTAATAACTCATCGATATCTTCGGCAGCTCTACTATCATCATTAGGAATATCGGCTTCTTCTCCTAAGATCTCCCTTGTGGTTTTCTCCTCTACACTATCTTCTAAACCTCTTTGCTGTTCCTCGACTTCTTGTTGTACCTCCAATTCGTTATCTTCttgatccaattcttgtaattcatcaactCTATCTTGGTTATCAGGAGTGGTAAATGCATTAGAAGGTTCGATGCCTCGATCAAAGCCACGAGGTACATCGAAAAGACCTTGATCGTCCTTATGCAACATTTTGGTAGAAGCCGCCACGCTAGACATTCCTTGTGTAGTCTGAACTGCTGTCATGGAAACACCACCAGGCATAAAGGGTAGTTGAGCAGTCGAGCCCCTCACGGAATTACTATGAGTATCAATGCCTCTATTCAGCGATAAGGAATTGGCAGCATTAGCATTGGCGACTTCTTTGAGATCCACTTCCTCTTCATACGATGACACATGACCATCGATACCTTTCCTTCTCAAATGGAAAGAAGTTCTATTGATAGGTTCAGGAATTGTTAAGAAATCTTTGTAGTCTGTATCTCTACTCTGTGGAAATTGTTGTACCTGATCTAATAGACTCCATGGCAAAACGTTGGTTGGTTGAAGAAACCTCTCCCTAACGCCATCGTCAGTGTGGACCGGTTCGATTTGACTCAATTTATCCTCGAAAAGTTCGACGTCTTCTTGTGTAGCCTCTCTAAGGGCATCATAAAGATTTGCAATAGAAACACCCATTCGAATTAGTCGACTAGCTATCACCAATGCTTAACAGAGGTCTATAACCAAGGTTTAATACTCGTCTTACTCAATCAATACCTTGAATCTTAATTGAAAAGTTGTGTCACACTACGTATGGAGTGATATTAAATCCCATAGGTGATTTACACTAATTAATATGTATATACGATAGTGATTGTAATAttgatagtaatagtattaatagtagtagtagtgtTACAATACTTAACCAATGGGGCccaaaacaaaaacaacaacaacaaaaaataacaataaaaaaaaaagatttaatAAAACAATCGAGGTCCGACCGATCACTCCTCCTCACTCTCACTACttgcatcatcatcatcatcctccgatgaagatgagaaattGTGATGTGCTTGCGCACCTATTGGAGATCCGTTGGAACTCAATGGCGATGCACCATCCAAGAGCGCTAACTTACTCTTTATCTTTTCAATCTGTCTATTTTGTTCCTCTTGACTTAGTGCCTTTGACCGCctcttctttgaaatacTACTTGAAGTAGCACTTGCTCCCGTTGGAGATAGAGCTGGGACATCAACACCATTTGTGATACCATCATAACCGGATTGGGCGGCTTGACCATTATCGAACTCTCTGAAGAAAGTGTTGTATAGCGTTAAAATCGTATTATTATCCAGGGTATCGAGATCCAATTCCacttcctcatcttcccTCAGTTGTGGCATTGATCTCTTTATAATTCCAATTACTTTTTCTAGTTTATTAGCTGGTAGATCGTTAATATGCTCTGTAATGATTCGTTTCATGTCGTAAGTAACCACCGTCTTCAGCTTCTTACGACGTTTACCACTACCTGAACCAAGACCGCTACCCGAACCACTTGCACCGCCCATTACGCCGTTAATGTCAGCACCTCTTCTCTTGCTAGATCTTCTACCTCTGTGTTTACGGGCACCTCTAGCCAATCTTCTTTCCTTCCTTATTCTATCGAGTTCCTGGCGCTTTAACTGCTGTAATTCCACTTTCATCCTGGTCAATTGctcttccaaatattgaaTTGCAGGATTTGTAATTGAAGtctcatcaatttcactTTCAGATTCTGAAAAATCGGATTCCATTGCACCATTCCCTGAAAAGTACCCATTTTCTCCTTCGCTTTCAGAATCCGATTCAATGATAGGCCTGTCTGCCCATTTACTGTTAAAGACATCTTCCAAACGATGTCCCATCATATTGACTATGGTTCCCTCTGGATTAAAGGTATAACAATTGCGGAAAACCAACCTGacatcattttcaaattcttccatcGATTGATACTTCCAATTGTTCAGCTTAGAACTGACAGTACCTAGATCCATAGGCTCCTTAACATAATCGAAATAAGTAGGGCAATTCAGTGCAACTGGATCAACCGGCTCTAAGAACGGGTAATTAAACGAAGCGTACTTCTTTGATATCAACTCCCTAACTACTTGTTGACAGAATTTCATGGCCTGTTGTAACTTTTTCGATTTTGGCTTCCGCGTTTCATATGGATATATGTCCTTACTCTTTGGCGGATGAATCTCACGTTTAGGTCTACCATTATGAGTTTGAGCTCTTCTAATTACTGGCACGTCTTCATCTAATCCGGATACACTCGATCTTCTTTTACGTGGTTGCTTAACGGGAGGTGCATCCTTTGCGGGCATGTTTAACAtatgtttttcaaaagaagcTTGGATATTACGAGCCATTTGCGAGATTACAGCTTGAGGTCCATTAAATTTGACACAATTATTCACCATGAGATTGAAGTCATCCTGCACTTGTTCCGGAGTTTCAAAGGCATTTACGTTCAACTTGCGTTCAATTGTAGAAAGATCCATAGGTCTTTTGATATAGTTGAAATAAAATGGAACATTAAGTGCCACTGGATTTACAGGTTTGAGAAAAGGCCTAGCATCCTTCAGCCTTTTAACAGCTTTAATTGTCATTATAGCATGTCTTTGTTGATGCTTAGGCAGTGGATTTTCCGGTAAATTATTCATATCTGGTTCTGGAGGCGGCGGAGGGGCTGGCACCATTCCACTGGTATTAGCGTTGGCATCAGCGGTAGCATCAGCGGTACCGTTATATCCGACACTGCCATTAGCTCCGTTCGTATCGTTTCCCGCGCTGTTGCCATTACCGTCGGCGTTCTTGTTCTCATCGTTCTTCTCGTCAACGCCGTTAGCCGCCGACGGGGCAGCCTCTGCTGCACCTTCCTCCACCTTGGTGTCCCCACTCTCTGGTGAGAACCCCTCTTCCTTCGCTACTGTTTTCCCGGATTCCGGAGCCGCTTTCTGAGCTTCGGACACCACCTGTGTGTCCGACACTGAGTGCTTGTCCAGAACCTCTGGCTTTACGTCCATCTGTCCGCCGGACACCGTTTCGGTCATCGTTGTGCGACAAAGCgggatttttttttctttctctttatGTTCCGTCAACCTCTTGCTAGCgcaaaaaaagaaacaaagaggaaaaagaaaaaagaaaaagaaaagcgGGATGAAGAAACGTTCTTTGAGGTTCTTTAACCTTCTTTTGCCACTAGGTGAAAACGTAGTGCCTAAGTACGGGATTTTACGGTTCCCCTGGAAAAGGTTCACTTCTTAAATACTTTGAGGGCTGAACGCCTTGGAACGCCGAATTTCTCATGCAGCGGAACGCGACACGTCAACTGTTTTTTTGCTAGGGGAATTTAGTGTAAGAGGGAGAAGAAAAGGGGGAGGTAGGGTAAGTAGTAAAATACCGCGTCACGTGCCTCGATTCAGGGTGTAAGATGAGGGGGTCAAAATAGAGAGTAGGGTAATACCACTGGGCGGCTACTCTGCAGCACATGATAAACACGTGTCCGAAACGTATACCGTATTCTTGTGCATTTCTTGCTAATATATAAAGAAACAGTTTTTGGCATGCGAATAGCAGTATATGAACagtgaaagaagaagatacaATGGCTGCTAATATAGCGCCATTATCACGTGATCAAAAGGGCCTTATTGTacacgtgaatatcacgtgGTCTTTGCACCGGATTTTTTTCCCCTAACCCCTTCGGCCATATATACAGGGAAGAGGATTTGCGCTAGTAGCATAATGAAGATCTTACACTACTGTTAACTACTGCTCACAATTGACAAGTTACTCTAAGCTAACTATCGACTTTTCATCCATATTTATATCGATAATCACATTGATTTTCAGAAATGTCTATCTACTATAAGATGGTGTTTGGGATCCTAGTGGCGGAagtttccttcttttccGTCTTGGCGCTGCCATTGCCAAGTAAGATCCGTAAGCCCTTGGTTTCTGTTCTAGTGCGTCCATTCCTTAACGATATAATTCAAGTGGCCATTAAATGTATGCTAGGGTTTGTCTTACTGTTATTCGTGGACTCTATCAATAGGGTATACAGTGtagaacaagaattagatgCTATTAATCCTGCAGGTGGATATTCTTCAAGCAGAATGGAGGTTCTATCAAGAAAATTCTTTGCACAGAGAAACATGTATTTGACCGGTATCACACTGTTTTTGACGTTTGTGGTGGTTCGTACTTTCAATTTAGTGCGTGAACTATTAGAACTTAAGGATCATTACCACTTGGCTTCACCCGATTATGACACTTCTGCAGAAGAAAAACGTAATGTGGAACTTAAGAAGGAATTGCAATCAAAGATTGCTGAGCGTGACGCAGAAATCGAGAGATTGAAGGAAAAAGCTAAAGCTTTGCAAAAGGAAATTTAgtttcatttttttattattattcttaaATATACGCAGGATTTATTATCAagattagaagaaaaaaaaaaaaaaaaagaacaacaaTAAAATCCAATCTATTCAATAAGAACTACTCTTGTGCTTGGGAGTAAACACAAAGTTCTCCTCCGCCTTACCTAAAAACATTTCACTCAATTTAATCCAGTCTGAAGCATCTGGACTGGCAAGCATGGTTTCCATCTCATCACGACCCTTCCAGTTTGGTGGACGTTCATTTAGCTGAACTGGATATTTCTCGCAAATCCCCATTGGTATATAACGATGGAAAAATGACATAAATTCACAAAAGAATCTACGACTTTGAGCAACACCGTATTCGTCTGATCCCCAATGCTCTAATGCAAATTGT from the Zygosaccharomyces rouxii strain CBS732 chromosome B complete sequence genome contains:
- the YET3 gene encoding Yet3p (similar to uniprot|Q7LGS8 Saccharomyces cerevisiae YDL072C YET3 Endoplasmic reticulum transmembrane protein homolog of human BAP31 protein), which produces MSIYYKMVFGILVAEVSFFSVLALPLPSKIRKPLVSVLVRPFLNDIIQVAIKCMLGFVLLLFVDSINRVYSVEQELDAINPAGGYSSSRMEVLSRKFFAQRNMYLTGITLFLTFVVVRTFNLVRELLELKDHYHLASPDYDTSAEEKRNVELKKELQSKIAERDAEIERLKEKAKALQKEI
- the AFG2 gene encoding AAA family ATPase AFG2 (highly similar to uniprot|P32794 Saccharomyces cerevisiae YLR397C AFG2 ATPase of the CDC48/PAS1/SEC18 (AAA) family forms a hexameric complex may be involved in degradation of aberrant mRNAs), with translation MASKTAANGSKKKPSAGPSSDGVVKSKFKLPSAYVARPLPAKLNNYKDASTVIIHPDVMKELGINPGSMCILSKLGSSGVVVLAKPGDELSHPINVVMLSSTMRSVGNILFGDRLEINKVQDQPPYATKVTVGCVQGIEIDDNEIRKAVERILNDCGIIMPGVVFNVDHWNMVVVDVQDMTLPDVSKCDLNQDSTTTVEDSSPYLSPPVIFRRGSTKVEFTKASKPSSRFNLSHSIGYDSVGGLAKEIEVLKNAIHLPLHKPKLFSEFGVAPPRGILLHGPPGTGKTMLLRCVANTTDAHILTINGPSIVSKYLGETEATLREIFDEAKLYQPSIIFIDEIDSIAPNRASDDSGEVESRVVATLLTLMDGMGAAGRLVVVAATNRPNNIDPALRRPGRFDQEVEIAIPDVEERIDILMKQFERMSSEKHSLSAEDIKEVAAKTHGYVGADLTALCRESVMKTIQRVLGDDDKIDESLLKVSREDLDNAMLEIRPSAMREIFLEMPKVYWTDIGGQDVLKRKMKEMIQLPLEASETFARLGVSAPKGVLLYGPPGCSKTLTAKALATESGVNFLAVKGPEIFSKYVGESERAIREIFHKARSAAPSIIFFDEIDAISSSRDDGGSSTTAASNVLTSLLNEIDGVEELKGVVIVAATNRPDEIDSALLRPGRLDRHIYVGPPDYSARLQILKKCTSKFSIDSQPDYNLEKLAEHTDGCSGAEIVLLCQEAGLAAIMEDVEANKVESRHFEKALSGISRIITPEMLAYYEDFASRSGIAV
- the BDF1 gene encoding chromatin-binding protein BDF1 (similar to uniprot|P35817 Saccharomyces cerevisiae YLR399C BDF1 Protein involved in transcription initiation at TATA-containing promoters associates with the basal transcription factor TFIID contains two bromodomains corresponds to the C-terminal region of mammalian TAF1 redundant with Bdf2p), translated to MTETVSGGQMDVKPEVLDKHSVSDTQVVSEAQKAAPESGKTVAKEEGFSPESGDTKVEEGAAEAAPSAANGVDEKNDENKNADGNGNSAGNDTNGANGSVGYNGTADATADANANTSGMVPAPPPPPEPDMNNLPENPLPKHQQRHAIMTIKAVKRLKDARPFLKPVNPVALNVPFYFNYIKRPMDLSTIERKLNVNAFETPEQVQDDFNLMVNNCVKFNGPQAVISQMARNIQASFEKHMLNMPAKDAPPVKQPRKRRSSVSGLDEDVPVIRRAQTHNGRPKREIHPPKSKDIYPYETRKPKSKKLQQAMKFCQQVVRELISKKYASFNYPFLEPVDPVALNCPTYFDYVKEPMDLGTVSSKLNNWKYQSMEEFENDVRLVFRNCYTFNPEGTIVNMMGHRLEDVFNSKWADRPIIESDSESEGENGYFSGNGAMESDFSESESEIDETSITNPAIQYLEEQLTRMKVELQQLKRQELDRIRKERRLARGARKHRGRRSSKRRGADINGVMGGASGSGSGLGSGSGKRRKKLKTVVTYDMKRIITEHINDLPANKLEKVIGIIKRSMPQLREDEEVELDLDTLDNNTILTLYNTFFREFDNGQAAQSGYDGITNGVDVPALSPTGASATSSSISKKRRSKALSQEEQNRQIEKIKSKLALLDGASPLSSNGSPIGAQAHHNFSSSSEDDDDDASSESEEE
- the SKI2 gene encoding SKI complex RNA helicase subunit SKI2 (similar to uniprot|P35207 Saccharomyces cerevisiae YLR398C SKI2 blocks translation of non-poly(A) mRNAs antiviral protein putative helicase); translated protein: MGVSIANLYDALREATQEDVELFEDKLSQIEPVHTDDGVRERFLQPTNVLPWSLLDQVQQFPQSRDTDYKDFLTIPEPINRTSFHLRRKGIDGHVSSYEEEVDLKEVANANAANSLSLNRGIDTHSNSVRGSTAQLPFMPGGVSMTAVQTTQGMSSVAASTKMLHKDDQGLFDVPRGFDRGIEPSNAFTTPDNQDRVDELQELDQEDNELEVQQEVEEQQRGLEDSVEEKTTREILGEEADIPNDDSRAAEDIDELLPMGIDFARNVVNSKGTLRPKEWAHVVDLHHKIDNFEELIPNPARTWPFELDTFQKEAVYHLEQGDSVFVAAHTSAGKTVVAEYAIAMAKRNMTKTIYTSPIKALSNQKFRDFRETFEDVGVGLITGDVQINPEAGCLIMTTEILRSMLYRGADLIRDVEFVIFDEVHYVNDQDRGVVWEEVIIMLPQHVKFILLSATVPNTYEFANWIGRTKQKNIYVISTPKRPVPLEINVWAKNEMIPVINSNKQFLEANFKKHKELLDGKPGSKENGTGSSAASRGGSARGGRGGRGGSARGGFRGAGAVGSNKSKFFKKSGPNKKTWPELVNHLRSKDLLPAVVFVFSKKRCEEYADWLEGVNFCNGRERSQIHMFIEKSVTRLRKEDRELPQIIKIRSLLERGIAVHHGGLLPIVKELIEMVFAKGLIRVLFATETFAMGLNLPTRTVVFSEIEKHDGQGLRFLNPGEFTQMAGRAGRRGLDKTGTVIVMTYTDPLPVASFKEVTMGVPTKLESQFRLTYNMILNLLRIEALKVEEMIKYSFSENSKQTLLPEHEQKIKELQQKLQDVRTYDDCEYCKKDIDQFLNSAIKLKECTAHMMEELVKTDKVYQVLRMGRLLLFRDENDNLKLGFVFRIHMKKSSVIVMTFTEPNTLESGEPNHLPYMVNLSSYTKRNFSTFKTVEFFMEEIPITSIELTTAYSIKVSFTDLMKKQPEALKMFDEEVRIILKIAQKFRESTSEKQGSLKVHQYVLERNNIQKEISTYQALSCPNLAEHFVPKYKAFMIERDIKELYHLMSDQNLNLLPDYEKRLAVLKDAGFIDQNHNVSLKGRVACEINSGYELVITELILDNFLGDFEPEEIVALLSSFVYEGRTREEEPPVATPRLARGKKRIEEIYSHMLEVVVNHQIPLTQEEAEFLDKKRFAMMNVVYEWARGLSFKEIMEISVEAEGTVVRVITWLDEICRQVKTASIIIGNSNLHMKMSQAQELIKRDIVFAASLYL
- a CDS encoding uncharacterized protein (weakly similar to uniprot|P14066 Saccharomyces cerevisiae YDL069C), with amino-acid sequence MLKPCQSFLQSLKTPIRCYLRSFSSTIHLRRIITLRTFEKVPDTVRPELLIRHKDENLERIASLSQILELDEYGIKIADESELTKCLYPTKYTRIELPNGISYSNHQLEILGRKLLYLQVYQAYLSLFKRSDSDICDYDFNYYSKMDNMSRAKRNPSSVIHRHLKHIKLSRLARLPIPNNQVPLRIQFSYDQKSFNAIIGYISMTHEDHIVNRFLNKVIAERLIKTVLLR